A single genomic interval of Brevundimonas diminuta harbors:
- the groES gene encoding co-chaperone GroES, with product MAFRPLGDRVLVKRVEEESKTKGGIIIPDTAKEKPQEGEVVSVGPGARDDQGKVNALELKAGDRILFGKWSGTEVKIDGEDLIIMKESDVLGVLS from the coding sequence ATGGCGTTCCGTCCGCTCGGCGACCGCGTGCTGGTCAAGCGCGTTGAAGAAGAATCCAAGACCAAGGGTGGTATCATCATCCCCGACACCGCCAAGGAAAAGCCGCAGGAAGGCGAAGTCGTCTCCGTCGGCCCTGGCGCCCGTGACGACCAAGGCAAGGTCAATGCTCTGGAGCTGAAGGCCGGCGACCGCATCCTGTTCGGCAAGTGGTCGGGCACGGAAGTGAAGATCGACGGCGAAGACCTGATCATCATGAAGGAATCCGACGTCCTGGGCGTGCTGTCCTAA
- the pgi gene encoding glucose-6-phosphate isomerase — MTRDAAWTAFDQAAAEAASARIVDQFAADPDRLARMSVEAAGLYLDLSKQSWTRAAFDACLDLARASDVEGRRAALFAGEAVNLTEGRAVLHPALRAAPGADFKALGEPVSAEVDAVRADMKAYADAVRSGAEAGATGKTFEAIVHVGIGGSDLGPRVVWDALRPLDPAIDLRFVANIDPRDMAEALTGLDPETTLVVVVSKTFTTQETLANAEAAKAWLAASLPAEGMTKHFIAVTAAPDKAAAFGCGRTFAFRDWVGGRYSLWSAVSLSCGIALGWDVFERMLAGAAEMDAHFVSAPLERNAPILLALAQVFNVDGLGRPARTVAPYAHALRRLPSFLQQLEMESNGKRVHRDGAPVTRQTCPVVFGEPGTNGQHAFFQQIHQGPEVVPAEFVIVAKTHGDAPESPPEAPLWSNALAQGQALMLGKTTEAAKAEGLAQGLSEEEATRLASHRTFTGNRPSTAIVMERLTPETLGALLALYEHKTFVEGVIWDINSFDQWGVELGKVLAKAILKDVDAGGPSADLDPSTSALMTRLIS, encoded by the coding sequence ATGACACGCGACGCCGCCTGGACCGCCTTCGACCAAGCCGCCGCCGAGGCCGCCTCCGCCCGGATCGTGGATCAGTTCGCCGCCGATCCCGACCGGCTGGCGCGGATGTCGGTCGAGGCGGCGGGGCTCTATCTGGACCTGTCGAAACAGAGCTGGACCCGCGCGGCCTTTGACGCCTGTCTGGATCTGGCGCGCGCCAGCGACGTGGAGGGACGTCGCGCGGCCCTGTTCGCCGGCGAAGCTGTCAATCTGACCGAGGGACGGGCGGTGCTACACCCGGCCCTGCGCGCCGCGCCGGGCGCCGACTTCAAGGCCCTGGGCGAGCCGGTCTCGGCCGAGGTGGACGCCGTGCGGGCCGACATGAAGGCCTATGCCGACGCCGTGCGGTCGGGCGCCGAGGCGGGCGCGACGGGCAAGACGTTCGAGGCCATCGTCCATGTCGGCATCGGCGGGTCGGACCTGGGGCCGCGCGTGGTCTGGGACGCGCTGCGCCCGCTGGACCCGGCCATCGACCTGCGCTTCGTCGCCAACATCGATCCGCGCGACATGGCCGAGGCGCTGACCGGCCTCGATCCCGAAACCACCCTGGTGGTGGTCGTGTCCAAGACCTTCACGACCCAGGAAACCCTGGCCAACGCCGAGGCGGCGAAGGCCTGGCTGGCGGCGTCGCTGCCGGCCGAGGGGATGACGAAACACTTCATCGCGGTGACGGCGGCGCCGGACAAGGCGGCGGCCTTCGGCTGCGGCCGGACCTTCGCCTTCCGGGACTGGGTCGGCGGGCGGTATTCCCTGTGGTCGGCGGTCAGCCTGTCGTGCGGCATCGCCCTGGGCTGGGACGTGTTCGAACGGATGCTGGCGGGCGCCGCAGAAATGGACGCCCATTTCGTCTCGGCCCCGCTGGAACGAAACGCGCCGATCCTGCTGGCCCTGGCCCAGGTGTTCAACGTCGATGGTCTGGGCCGGCCTGCTCGCACCGTCGCGCCCTACGCCCACGCCCTGCGTCGCCTGCCGTCCTTCCTGCAACAGCTGGAGATGGAGTCGAACGGCAAGCGGGTGCATCGCGACGGCGCGCCGGTGACGCGCCAGACCTGCCCCGTCGTTTTCGGCGAGCCCGGCACCAACGGCCAGCACGCCTTCTTCCAGCAGATTCATCAAGGGCCGGAAGTCGTGCCGGCCGAGTTCGTCATCGTGGCCAAGACTCATGGGGACGCGCCGGAGTCGCCCCCAGAAGCGCCTTTGTGGTCCAACGCCCTGGCCCAGGGGCAGGCCCTGATGCTGGGCAAGACGACCGAGGCCGCCAAGGCCGAGGGCTTGGCTCAGGGGTTGTCGGAAGAGGAGGCTACGCGCCTGGCGTCCCACCGCACCTTCACCGGCAACCGGCCCTCGACCGCCATCGTCATGGAGCGGCTGACGCCCGAGACCCTGGGCGCGCTGCTGGCCCTCTATGAGCACAAGACCTTTGTCGAGGGCGTGATCTGGGACATCAACAGCTTCGACCAATGGGGCGTCGAACTGGGCAAGGTCCTCGCCAAAGCGATCCTGAAGGACGTGGACGCGGGCGGCCCCTCGGCGGACCTGGATCCGTCCACGTCGGCCCTGATGACGCGGTTGATCAGCTGA
- the recQ gene encoding DNA helicase RecQ, whose translation MPATRPQFSTTDTPDLNDARALLARVWGHADFRGLQGRVVEQILSGGDVLAVLPTGGGKSVCYQIPAILRPGLGLVVSPLIALMTDQVEALKQQGVAAARLDSGVSLDERSAIWAAARSGELDLLYVSPEGLAAGAMMDRLAELPLSLIAIDEAHCVSQWGHDFRPDYRNLGLLAERFPDVPRIAVTATADARTRDDILRSLRLEEATVFVDSFARPNLQLSAERKESASRAKTDARVIELVRERRGKSGVVYCGSRDGCDRVAQALRDAGTNAIAYHAGMDTKERDRRLERFLAEEGAVMVATIAFGMGVDKADVRFVIHADPPGSLEAYWQEIGRGGRDGEPAEGITLYGPSDIAWSLRRLDSRPMAEDVKQVQVRKTRQLFAMLDGAVCRAQAVRRYFGEHDAQPCGVCDICGDPPQLYDATVPAQKALAAVQRLGGRFGRNRVVDHLTARTKDVQPWEQSLSTWGIGREISLNSWREIVDHLLFEGLLAEDPNDGKPLVGLGDPEAVRAVYRGERQIEVRRAPLRADTAPRRRDRSGEGRNAALETMDADVRARFEALRAWRRDRASEQHVPPYVIFQDRTLLEIAHAEPGDLNSLGAISGVGQSKLDRYGKGVLEALAAL comes from the coding sequence ATGCCGGCCACGCGCCCCCAGTTCTCCACCACCGATACGCCTGACCTGAACGACGCGCGGGCGTTGCTGGCGCGCGTCTGGGGGCACGCCGACTTTCGGGGGCTGCAGGGGCGAGTGGTCGAGCAGATCCTGTCGGGCGGCGATGTGCTGGCGGTCCTGCCGACCGGCGGCGGCAAGAGCGTCTGCTATCAGATCCCGGCCATCCTGCGCCCCGGACTGGGGCTGGTGGTGTCGCCGCTGATCGCCCTGATGACCGATCAGGTCGAAGCGTTGAAGCAGCAGGGCGTCGCGGCGGCGCGGCTGGATTCCGGCGTGTCGCTGGACGAGCGTTCGGCCATCTGGGCGGCGGCGCGGTCGGGGGAGCTGGACCTGCTGTACGTCTCGCCGGAAGGCCTGGCGGCGGGCGCCATGATGGACCGGCTGGCGGAACTGCCGCTCAGCCTGATCGCCATCGACGAGGCGCACTGCGTCTCGCAATGGGGCCACGACTTCCGCCCCGACTATCGCAACCTGGGTCTGCTGGCCGAGAGGTTCCCCGACGTGCCGCGCATCGCCGTCACCGCCACCGCCGACGCCCGCACCCGCGACGACATCCTGCGTTCGCTGCGGCTGGAAGAGGCGACGGTCTTCGTTGACAGTTTCGCGCGTCCGAACCTGCAACTGTCGGCCGAGCGCAAGGAGAGCGCGTCTCGGGCCAAGACCGACGCGCGGGTCATCGAACTGGTGCGCGAGCGGAGGGGCAAGTCGGGCGTCGTCTATTGCGGCAGCCGCGACGGTTGCGACCGTGTGGCCCAGGCGCTGCGCGACGCCGGGACCAACGCCATCGCCTATCACGCCGGCATGGACACGAAGGAGCGCGACCGCCGGCTGGAACGCTTCCTGGCCGAGGAGGGCGCCGTCATGGTCGCGACCATCGCCTTCGGCATGGGCGTCGACAAGGCCGATGTGCGCTTCGTCATCCACGCCGATCCGCCAGGCAGTCTGGAGGCCTACTGGCAGGAGATCGGCCGGGGCGGGCGCGACGGCGAGCCGGCCGAGGGCATCACCCTGTATGGGCCGTCCGACATCGCCTGGTCCCTGCGTCGGCTGGACAGCCGTCCGATGGCGGAGGACGTCAAACAGGTTCAGGTCAGGAAGACCCGTCAGCTCTTCGCCATGCTGGACGGGGCCGTCTGTCGGGCCCAGGCCGTGCGGCGATATTTCGGCGAGCATGACGCCCAGCCTTGCGGCGTCTGCGACATCTGCGGCGACCCGCCCCAGCTTTATGACGCGACGGTCCCGGCCCAGAAAGCGCTGGCGGCGGTGCAGCGCTTGGGCGGCCGGTTCGGGCGCAATCGCGTCGTCGATCACCTGACCGCCCGCACCAAGGACGTGCAGCCGTGGGAGCAGTCGCTGTCCACCTGGGGCATTGGGCGCGAGATTTCGCTGAACAGCTGGCGCGAGATCGTCGATCACCTGCTGTTCGAAGGCCTGCTGGCCGAGGATCCCAACGATGGCAAGCCACTGGTCGGGCTGGGCGATCCCGAGGCGGTGCGAGCCGTCTATCGCGGCGAGCGCCAGATCGAGGTGCGTCGCGCGCCGCTGAGGGCGGATACGGCGCCGCGTCGTCGTGACCGATCGGGCGAAGGGCGCAATGCGGCGCTGGAGACGATGGACGCGGACGTCCGCGCCCGGTTCGAGGCCTTGCGCGCCTGGCGCCGCGACCGCGCCTCGGAACAGCACGTCCCGCCCTATGTCATCTTCCAGGACCGGACGCTGCTGGAGATCGCCCACGCCGAGCCGGGCGACCTGAACAGTCTGGGCGCCATTTCCGGCGTCGGCCAGTCCAAGCTGGATCGCTACGGCAAGGGCGTGCTGGAGGCGCTGGCCGCCCTCTAG